A window of Rhododendron vialii isolate Sample 1 chromosome 11a, ASM3025357v1 contains these coding sequences:
- the LOC131306926 gene encoding MATH domain and coiled-coil domain-containing protein At1g31390-like produces the protein MVQQVAGVTLLVHTSPAYNRKRLEGFLSPSLEICSICLRCPGFWIIYRNLALTYSILPKNFNAKMDQAFKRFICLLLFYDMDWKMSVYPNGDQERNGKGYISLYLKIMETINLPLGWEVNLNFKLFLLDQIQDKYMAVQDANGKVRHFNAMKTEWGFLQLLPLGTFTDAANGYLIHDTGVFGTEVFVVNSTGRGECLDIMEERHNTHIWKIEKFSSLHDECYCSDDFTLASRKWYGIVNFSLLSENCFAYMSLQM, from the exons ATGGTTCAGCAAGTGGCTGGAGTAACATTATTGGTCCACACATCTCCGGCATACAACAGAAAGCGCTTGGAAGGTTTTCTATCTCCAAGCTTGGAGATTTGTTCAATTTGTCTGAGATGCCCAGGGTTCTGGATCATTTACAGGAATTTGGCGCTAACTTACTCCATCCTCCCAAAG AACTTCAACGCCAAAATGGACCAAGCATTCAAACGTTTTATATGTTTGCTTCTCTTTTATGACATGGATTG GAAGATGTCTGTGTACCCCAATGGTGATCAAGAAAGAAATGGCAAAGGATATATATCTCTATACTTGAAAATCATGGAGACAATTAATTTACCTCTTGGTTGGGAGGTCAACTTGAACTTCAAATTGTTTCTGTTAGACCAGATCCAAGACAAATACATGGCTGTTCAAG ATGCCAATGGGAAGGTGAGGCACTTTAATGCGATGAAAACTGAGTGGGGATTTCTGCAATTACTCCCACTCGGTACTTTCACGGATGCTGCTAATGGATACCTCATCCACGACACTGGCGTGTTTGGAACTGAAGTTTTTGTAGTAAACTCCACTGGCAGAGGAGAGTGTCTAGATATAATGGAGGAACGTCACAACACTCATATTtggaaaattgaaaagttttcgTCTCTACATGATGAATGTTATTGCTCTGATGACTTCACACTTGCAAGTCGGAAGTGGTATGGAATTGTTAACTTTTCTCTTCTCAGCGaaa ATTGTTTTGCTTATATGTCTCTTCAAATgtag
- the LOC131306925 gene encoding uncharacterized protein LOC131306925, with the protein MAAMEFPATFIGWVRACVTSPMFSIMINGGLVGYFPGARGLRQGDPISPYLFLLVMEAFSSLLTWNIGQGEFTFHPKCQALGISHVIFADDLFLLSGAQEGSLQIILSTLREFHGFSGTTKLSFSVLMGIPEGKLPVKYLGVPLISTRLTSTDCSMLKEKILARIHSWTQKFLSYGGRAQLIQSVLFSIQTYWSSIFTLPQSILKEIEGVLSVFLWSGADLNILELSQKADNLWVKWVHVYILKGQSLWGIQCPSEASWVMRKLMKLRATCQSWIRYISLAMQFGEAVVTNRGLALRAKVASIIDQGQWKWPRIRNRAVLSIIRNTPEIFLPSTSDCDKVVWTLTFDGSFSVKSTWEACRKRNTIQPWYSLVWFSQGVLRWSFIEWLAILGRLSTRDRLFSWGVVVSPQCVLCMDDVESHDHLLFACHFSSDIRKQIRTHNGIHKAVLPLSLEVAWAVQSYAGKGFRNTIYKVSLAASVYFLWGERNARIFQGRSRSVTEVTNEIFDAVRAKLSSWSTVTFHTQNRGLCEDWLLDSRIFGINNCR; encoded by the exons ATGGCTGCTATGGAGTTCCCTGCAACTTTTATTGGATGGGTCAGAGCATGTGTTACATCTCCCATGTTTTCTATCATGATAAATGGAGGATTGGTTGGTTATTTTCCGGGTGCTAGAGGGCTTAGGCAGGGAGATCCCATCTCTCCCTACCTATTTTTACTAGTCATGGAGGCTTTTTCCTCTCTACTAACTTGGAATATTGGTCAAGGGGAGTTCACTTTTCACCCTAAATGTCAGGCTCTGGGGATCTCTCATGTTATTTTTGCAGATGACCTTTTTTTGCTTAGTGGTGCTCAGGAAGGATCTTTGCAGATTATATTGAGTACCTTAAGGGAGTTCCATGGTTTTTCAG GCACTACCAAGTTATCCTTTTCTGTTCTGATGGGCATTCCTGAGGGCAAACTCCCTGTTAAATATCTAGGAGTTCCTCTTATTAGTACAAGACTCACTTCAACTGATTGTTCTATGCTTAAGGAGAAGATTTTGGCCAGAATTCATAGTTGGACCCAAAAGTTTTTATCTTATGGGGGTAGGGCTCAGCTTATTCAATCTGTCCTTTTTAGTATTCAAACTTATTGGAGTTCAATTTTTACATTACCTCAAAGCATTCTCAAAGAAATAGAAGGGGTTCTTAGTGTTTTCCTATGGTCCGGTGCTGATCTGAACATTCTGGAGCTAAG CCAAAAAGCAGACAATCTATGGGTTAAATGGGTTCATGTATATATCCTCAAAGGACAGAGTTTATGGGGGATTCAGTGTCCTAGTGAGGCTTCTTGGGTAATGCGGAAGTTGATGAAGCTGAGAGCTACCTGCCAAAGTTGGATTAGGTACATATCATTGGCAATG CAATTTGGGGAGGCTGTGGTGACTAATCGGGGTCTTGCTTTGCGTGCTAAAGTTGCTTCTATTATTGATCAAGGACAATGGAAGTGGCCAAGGATAAGGAACAGAGCTGTATTGAGCATTATACGGAATActcctgaaatttttttgccttcCACCTCTGATTGTGATAAGGTTGTGTGGACCCTAACTTTTGATGGCTCCTTCTCGGTGAAATCTACTTGGGAGGCGTGTCGAAAGCGCAACACCATCCAACCTTGGTAtagcttggtttggtttagtcaAGGTGTGCTGCGTTGGAGTTTTATAGAATGGCTTGCCATTCTAGGCAGGCTATCCACTAGAGATAGGTTGTTTAGTTGGGGTGTAGTTGTGAGCCCTCAGTGTGTGCTGTGCATGGATGATGTGGAGTCACATGATCACCTCCTTTTTGCGTGCCACTTCTCTTCTGACATACGGAAGCAAATTCGGACCCATAATGGTATTCACAAGGCTGTCTTGCCTTTATCTCTAGAAGTTGCTTGGGCTGTGCAGAGTTATGCTGGTAAAGGGTTTAGAAACACCATTTACAAGGTGTCATTAGCTGCTTCTGTTTACTTCTTATGGGGGGAACGTAACGCCAGGATATTCCAGGGCAGATCTAGGAGTGTTACTGAGGTTACTAATGAAATTTTTGATGCTGTTCGTGCCAAACTCAGTTCTTGGAGTACGGTGACGTTCCATACCCAAAATAGGGGGTTGTGTGAGGATTGGCTTCTTGATTCTCGTATTTTTGGGATAAATAATTGTAGATAG
- the LOC131306923 gene encoding STOREKEEPER protein-like → MGQKKIVRKNRAPLEDPPSDPSSSSSLQEDEQLTDQEEEENHYQEPTKETPESESSEDEEEQEVQEVEEKVEKTKPSVKKPITPAKPQHPQSSDSDPGSDSETHLGSPTFTKSIASKPKKPTSSKRLMQEFEKTANLSQKKKKSKSKNGSDTYPDMGEFHELIKESLSVDVSKNQFVDKIRKLKRKYNINVEKAVFSRPHERKCLELSNKIWGGGREKNGIDGNEKTVKLGDSVVVPKENDGKEGALGDENKDGVDGNGESNEVDENGKSSRSKRARKTDSVALPKGNGKEEVALGKKLKGGKMKDMEVDEVGDFWAMHPCLKESLEMETETGMPSDLLRKNPVRRFLKENMSTIGNEKTMELEKKWKNLRAAEVTLALKRGELMNEQTKLVLDATNASKD, encoded by the exons ATGGGTCAAAAAAAGATAGTCCGGAAGAACCGAGCTCCACTGGAAGACCCTCCTTCCGATCcgtcttcttcatcatcattaCAAGAAGATGAACAACTCACcgaccaagaagaagaagaaaaccacTATCAAGAACCAACCAAAGAAACACCAGAATCTGAATCTTCCGAAgacgaagaagaacaagaagttCAAGAAGTAGAAGAAAAGGTAGAGAAAACTAAACCCTCTGTTAAAAAACCCATCACTCCAGCAAAACCACAACACCCTCAGTCGTCGGACTCCGACCCGGGATCTGATTCGGAGACCCATTTGGGCTCTCCGACTTTCACGAAGTCCATCGCTTCCAAGCCCAAGAAACCCACCTCTTCTAAACGCCTCATGCAAGAGTTTGAAAAGACTGCTAACCTgtcacaaaagaaaaagaagtccaag TCCAAGAACGGTTCCGACACGTATCCGGATATGGGTGAGTTTCATGAACTAATCAAGGAATCTCTTAGTGTTGATGTTTCCAAAAATCAGTTTGTGGATAAGATTAGGAAGCTGAAGAGAAAGTACAATATCAATGTTGAGAAAGCAGTTTTCTCACGGCCCCATGAACGCAAGTGTTTAGAACTTTCAAATAAGATATGGGGTGGGGGAAGGGAGAAGAATGGGATTGATGGGAATGAGAAGACCGTCAAGCTTGGCGATTCTGTTGTTGTGCCTAAAGAAAATGATGGGAAGGAGGGTGCATTGGGAGATGAGAATAAAGATGGAGTTGATGGGAATGGGGAGAGTAACGAAGTTGATGAGAATGGGAAGAGTAGTCGAAGTAAAAGAGCGAGAAAGACTGATTCGGTAGCTTTGCCTAAAGGAAATGGGAAAGAGGAGGTTGCATTGGGAAAGAAATTGAAAGGAGGAAAAATGAAGGATATGGAAGTTGATGAAGTGGGGGACTTCTGGGCAATGCACCCGTGCTTGAAAGAGTCGTTGGAGATGGAGACGGAGACAGGGATGCCTTCCGATTTGTTAAGGAAGAATCCTGTGAGGagatttttgaaggaaaatatGAGTACAATTGGGAACGAAAAGACGATGGAGCTGGAGAAGAAGTGGAAGAATTTGCGTGCTGCTGAAGTTACTTTAGCTCTAAAGCGGGGGGAATTGATGAACGAGCAGACAAAGCTGGTGTTGGATGCAACGAATGCTTCAAAGGATTAA
- the LOC131306924 gene encoding uncharacterized protein LOC131306924 — protein sequence MGDFNVVARSSERVGSFDATAAAEFRKCLFNINMKDLITRGAWFTWSNRRGGGGANMSRIDRVVVNAAWMDAFPEAEALAHYPVVCCKKPFRFFNFWMKHHKFKSLVSDSWVQPVSGSAMLRLSLKLKRLKPVLWDLNANCFSNISGRVGDARQTMETLQDLCNQNIGDDNLRFQEKEAVRVFMELSVAEESFKKQKSRCGWKSQKRSRLRFLQFYKGLLGTRFMHKQDAKACLQQVIKKKVPISLHEELIKSVTVEEIQNALRSIKGDKAPSPDGYCSSFFQQNWEIVGQDLVDAVLLFFEKEFLLREWNSIALTLVPKTPSPSSVKDYRPIACCNLAYKVISKILAKRMQGTLDHVISSAQSAFVKRKSIVDNVLLMHELIRNYHRDEGPP from the exons ATGGGGGACTTTAATGTTGTTGCTAGAAGCTCTGAACGAGTGGGGTCGTTTGATGCTACTGCTGCTGCTGAATTTCGTAAATGCTTGTTTAATATTAATATGAAGGATTTGATTACTAGGGGAGCTTGGTTTACCTGGTCCAACAGACGGGGTGGTGGAGGTGCAAATATGAGTAGGATCGATAGAGTTGTGGTTAATGCTGCTTGGATGGATGCTTTCCCTGAAGCTGAAGCTTTAGCTCATTATCCAG TAGTTTGTTGCAAAAAGCCTTTTCGGTTTTTTAACTTTTGGATGAAGCATCACAAGTTTAAGAGTTTGGTGTCTGATTCTTGGGTTCAGCCTGTCTCTGGGTCTGCTATGTTACGATTATCTTTGAAACTCAAACGGTTGAAACCTGTTCTCTGGGACTTAAATGCAAACTGTTTTTCCAACATTTCTGGGAGAGTGGGGGATGCTAGGCAGACTATGGAAACCCTTCAAGACCTGTGTAACCAGAATATTGGGGATGATAATCTTAGGTTTCAAGAGAAAGAGGCTGTTAGGGTGTTTATGGAGTTGAGTGTTGCTGAGGAgtcttttaaaaaacaaaaatcaagg TGCGGCTGGAAAAGCCAGAAGAGGTCTAGGCTGAGATTTTTGCAATTCTATAAAGGTTTGTTGGGCACTAGATTTATGCATAAACAAGATGCTAAAGCTTGTCTTCAACAAGTCATAAAGAAGAAGGTGCCTATTTCCTTGCATGAGGAGTTAATCAAATCTGTTACTGTTGAAGAGATTCAGAATGCTCTTCGCTCCATAAAGGGGGACAAAGCTCCTAGCCCTGATGGTTATTGCTCTAGTTTTTTTCAGCAGAATTGGGAGATTGTGGGTCAAGATTTGGTGGATGCTGTTTTGTTGTTCTTTGAAAAAGAATTCTTGCTTCGAGAGTGGAATTCTATTGCTCTCACTTTGGTTCCAAAGACCCCTAGCCCTTCATCTGTCAAAGATTATAGGCCCATTGCTTGTTGCAATCTGGCATATAAAGTGATTTCTAAAATCTTGGCTAAGCGGATGCAAGGTACTCTAGATCATGTTATTAGTTCTGCTCAGTCTGCTTTTGTCAAAAGAAAGAGTATTGTAGACAATGTGTTGCTCATGCACGAGCTAATAAGGAATTATCATAGGGATGAAGGCCCACCGTGA